One Moorella sp. E308F DNA segment encodes these proteins:
- a CDS encoding ribosomal L7Ae/L30e/S12e/Gadd45 family protein → MSYERLRVAKKRAVGTKQVTKAVMKGTARVVYIAKDAEPHVTGPLIQLCRARGVEIIEVDSMKELGRACGIEVGSASAVILEE, encoded by the coding sequence ATGTCCTATGAACGTTTGCGGGTGGCCAAAAAACGAGCAGTAGGCACCAAGCAGGTCACCAAAGCGGTAATGAAGGGGACAGCCCGGGTGGTCTATATAGCTAAGGATGCCGAACCCCATGTAACCGGGCCATTAATTCAGCTTTGCCGCGCACGGGGTGTAGAAATAATTGAGGTAGACTCAATGAAAGAGCTGGGGCGGGCCTGCGGCATCGAAGTGGGCTCGGCCTCAGCC